A single window of Arcobacter venerupis DNA harbors:
- a CDS encoding type II toxin-antitoxin system VapC family toxin, producing the protein MINVSNIYKVSTSDKVFVDTNILIFLFSPSYVKNSDDQVEKYSAVFSKLIENKCDLYINSHVVSEFINRCLRIDFDNNFNINQDKNYKKDYRASEAYLKTIKIVLKELKKFLSFANHINDDFESFDISQAYKSTKENDFNDLIIADTVKKNGLKLLSDDKDFMEIGIDIDWYCK; encoded by the coding sequence ATGATTAATGTATCAAATATATATAAAGTTAGTACATCAGATAAGGTTTTTGTTGATACAAATATATTAATTTTTTTATTTTCTCCCTCTTATGTTAAAAATAGCGATGACCAAGTGGAAAAATATTCAGCTGTATTTTCAAAGCTCATTGAGAATAAATGTGATTTGTATATTAATTCGCATGTTGTTTCAGAATTTATAAATCGATGCTTAAGAATAGATTTTGACAATAATTTTAATATAAATCAAGATAAAAATTACAAAAAAGATTATCGTGCAAGTGAAGCATATTTAAAGACTATTAAAATAGTATTAAAAGAATTAAAAAAATTTCTGAGTTTTGCAAATCACATAAATGATGATTTTGAATCATTTGATATATCTCAAGCATATAAAAGTACAAAAGAAAATGATTTTAATGACTTGATTATCGCAGATACTGTGAAAAAGAATGGTTTAAAACTTTTGAGTGATGATAAAGATTTTATGGAAATTGGTATAGATATTGATTGGTATTGTAAGTAA
- the uvrB gene encoding excinuclease ABC subunit UvrB, which yields MAKFEVVSDYEPAGDQPVAIKALSDSINAGNQYNTLLGVTGSGKTYTIAKVIEATQKPTLIMTHNKTLAAQLYSEFKQFFPNNHVEYFISYYDYYQPEAYIPRSDLFIEKDSSINEELERLRLSATASLLSFDDVIVIASVSANYGLGNPEEYKAMVQRVEVGFEYSQKQFLLKLVEMGYKRNDKFFDRSDFRVNGDVIDIFPAYFEDEFIRVEFFGDEVESISKHEYITNSRTKSLDEVIIYSVNPFVVSNEKLATAVKQIEEELSERLEYFQSANKLVEYQRLKQRVEFDLEMIEGTGMCKGIENYARHLTGQKPEETPYSLLNYFQQMDRDFLLVVDESHVSLSQFRGMHAADRSRKEVLVDYGFRLPSALDNRPLKFDEFIKKAPNYIFVSATPNELELNLSSVVAEQIIRPTGLLDPIIDVVDSEFQVEKLHDEIKKVVAKNERVLVTVLTKKMAEELASYYADLGMKVKYMHSEIDAIERNQIIRELRLGIFDVLIGINLLREGLDIPETSLVAILDADKEGFLRSKTSLIQTIGRAARNERGRVILYAKRITGSMQFAIDETNRRRKIQEEHNIKNGITPVSTKRRLDQNLKLEEYDDVAWKKEKLEKMPASERKKILIELNRQMKKAASDLNFEEAIRLRDEIAKVKEI from the coding sequence ATCGCAAAGTTTGAAGTTGTAAGTGATTACGAACCAGCAGGAGATCAACCAGTTGCTATAAAAGCCTTAAGTGATTCTATCAATGCTGGAAACCAATATAACACTCTTTTAGGAGTTACAGGTTCTGGAAAAACTTATACAATTGCAAAAGTGATTGAGGCGACTCAAAAACCAACTCTTATCATGACTCACAATAAAACTCTTGCAGCTCAATTGTATTCAGAATTTAAACAGTTTTTCCCAAATAATCATGTGGAATACTTTATTTCATACTATGATTATTATCAGCCTGAAGCTTATATTCCAAGAAGCGACTTATTTATTGAAAAAGATTCTTCAATAAATGAAGAGTTAGAAAGATTAAGATTAAGTGCAACAGCTTCACTTCTATCATTTGATGATGTTATTGTTATTGCTTCAGTTTCTGCAAACTATGGTTTAGGAAACCCAGAAGAATACAAAGCAATGGTACAAAGGGTTGAAGTTGGATTTGAATACTCTCAAAAACAGTTTTTATTAAAGCTTGTGGAAATGGGTTATAAAAGAAATGATAAGTTTTTTGATAGGTCAGATTTTAGAGTAAATGGAGATGTTATTGACATTTTTCCAGCTTATTTTGAAGATGAGTTTATACGAGTTGAATTTTTTGGTGATGAGGTTGAATCAATTTCAAAACATGAATACATCACAAATAGTAGAACAAAATCTTTAGATGAGGTAATTATTTATTCAGTTAATCCTTTCGTTGTTTCAAATGAAAAACTAGCAACCGCTGTAAAACAAATTGAAGAAGAGTTATCTGAGAGACTTGAGTATTTTCAAAGTGCAAACAAACTTGTGGAGTATCAAAGACTAAAACAAAGAGTTGAGTTTGATTTGGAGATGATTGAAGGAACTGGAATGTGTAAGGGAATAGAAAATTATGCCCGACATCTAACTGGTCAAAAACCAGAAGAGACACCTTATTCTTTATTAAACTATTTTCAACAAATGGATAGAGACTTTTTACTTGTAGTTGATGAATCACATGTTTCACTTTCACAGTTTCGTGGAATGCATGCCGCTGATAGAAGTAGAAAAGAAGTTTTAGTAGATTATGGATTTAGACTTCCAAGTGCTTTGGATAATAGACCTTTAAAATTTGATGAATTTATTAAAAAAGCTCCTAATTATATATTTGTAAGTGCAACTCCAAATGAACTAGAACTCAATCTAAGTTCAGTTGTAGCTGAACAAATTATCCGACCAACTGGACTTCTTGACCCAATTATTGATGTGGTTGATAGTGAGTTCCAAGTGGAAAAACTTCATGATGAAATCAAAAAAGTAGTGGCAAAAAATGAAAGAGTTTTAGTTACAGTTCTAACGAAAAAAATGGCAGAAGAACTAGCTTCTTATTATGCAGATTTAGGAATGAAAGTTAAATATATGCATAGTGAAATTGATGCAATTGAAAGAAATCAAATCATTCGAGAGTTGCGTTTAGGAATTTTTGATGTACTTATTGGAATCAATCTTTTAAGAGAAGGTTTGGATATTCCAGAAACTTCTCTTGTTGCTATTTTAGATGCTGATAAAGAGGGATTTTTAAGAAGTAAAACTTCACTTATTCAAACAATTGGACGAGCTGCCAGAAATGAAAGAGGAAGAGTAATTTTATATGCAAAAAGAATTACAGGTTCAATGCAGTTTGCTATAGATGAAACAAATAGAAGAAGAAAAATCCAAGAAGAACACAACATCAAAAACGGAATTACTCCCGTATCAACAAAAAGAAGATTAGACCAAAATCTAAAACTTGAAGAGTACGATGATGTGGCATGGAAAAAAGAGAAACTAGAAAAAATGCCAGCATCTGAGAGAAAGAAAATTCTAATAGAGCTAAATAGACAAATGAAAAAAGCAGCAAGTGATTTGAATTTTGAAGAAGCTATTAGACTAAGAGATGAAATTGCTAAGGTTAAAGAGATATAA
- a CDS encoding STAS-like domain-containing protein — protein sequence MIKINVKDTINNTIAMSTEDGKRLFEILYENLKQSKKIELSFKGIDMLISHFLNESIGKLYEKFDNWDILDKSIEYREIDGDDLELLKEKVIPTAKNHFKDVIKTDSINQSILDD from the coding sequence ATGATTAAAATTAATGTTAAAGATACTATAAATAATACTATTGCAATGTCCACAGAAGATGGTAAAAGATTATTTGAAATTTTGTATGAGAATTTAAAACAATCAAAGAAGATAGAACTCTCATTTAAAGGAATTGATATGTTGATATCTCATTTTTTAAATGAATCTATTGGTAAACTTTACGAAAAATTTGATAATTGGGATATTTTAGACAAATCTATTGAATATCGAGAAATTGATGGCGATGATTTAGAGCTATTAAAAGAAAAAGTTATTCCAACTGCTAAAAATCATTTTAAGGATGTTATAAAAACAGATTCAATAAATCAAAGTATTTTAGATGATTAA
- a CDS encoding DUF2156 domain-containing protein → MSTLTINNYTLKHFDLKAKDTMDEYLKLINVDVSDYTFAGNYIWLSTATGFYAIVNETFCLFILNSGELSMLLPPIGKKENTYAAMLQCFEIMNSHNSNRNYSKIEYVHEELLEGFVDYLEEGTLVYEMLKDFIIEKKLVDYIYKVEDLIDLKGDSYKSKRNEINRFRKVYPNYRLEILDKEKHGKEVMSLFNKWVRDRTTYMPKEEVEVFMDGIYFERFAIKRLINDYENLDIIGLVIYIDDEIKGFTVGEKINDQTASVIIEKTDFEILGCAQFIFREFTKILKDKYAVEYINVGDDMGFENLKKVKMSYRPKKLVPKYTIYQK, encoded by the coding sequence ATGTCAACCTTGACAATAAATAACTATACTTTAAAACACTTTGATTTAAAAGCAAAAGATACAATGGATGAGTATTTAAAACTAATAAATGTAGATGTTAGTGATTATACATTTGCAGGTAATTATATCTGGCTTTCAACGGCAACTGGATTTTATGCAATAGTAAATGAGACTTTTTGTCTATTTATTCTAAATTCAGGTGAACTCTCAATGTTATTACCACCAATTGGTAAAAAAGAGAATACATACGCTGCAATGCTTCAATGTTTTGAGATTATGAACTCACATAATAGTAATAGAAATTATTCAAAAATTGAGTATGTACATGAAGAGTTACTTGAAGGATTTGTTGATTATTTAGAAGAGGGTACTTTAGTATATGAGATGCTAAAAGATTTTATTATTGAGAAAAAGCTTGTTGATTATATTTATAAAGTTGAAGATTTAATAGACTTAAAAGGGGACTCTTATAAATCAAAAAGAAATGAGATAAATAGATTTAGAAAAGTTTATCCAAACTATAGATTAGAGATTCTTGATAAAGAAAAACATGGAAAAGAAGTTATGTCACTTTTTAATAAATGGGTACGAGATAGAACAACATATATGCCAAAAGAAGAAGTAGAAGTTTTTATGGATGGTATTTATTTTGAAAGATTTGCTATTAAAAGACTTATTAACGATTATGAAAATTTAGACATAATTGGGCTTGTAATTTATATAGATGATGAAATAAAAGGTTTTACAGTTGGTGAAAAAATTAATGACCAAACTGCAAGTGTAATTATTGAAAAAACAGATTTCGAGATTTTGGGTTGTGCCCAATTTATTTTTAGAGAGTTTACAAAAATTTTAAAAGATAAATATGCAGTTGAATATATAAATGTTGGTGATGATATGGGATTTGAAAATCTTAAAAAAGTAAAAATGTCATATCGACCAAAAAAATTAGTTCCAAAATATACGATTTATCAAAAATGA
- the rpiB gene encoding ribose 5-phosphate isomerase B: protein MKYFIGADHAGIDIKDYVKELFEERGHEVIDLGPFSKDRVDYPDYAAKVCKKVLEEQGTMGILICGSGLGMSMAANKFDGIRAALCHNEYSARMARKHNDANVICLGERVSGYGMIEAIIKSWDKTEFEGGRHAGRVEKINALGKMGSCRA from the coding sequence ATGAAATATTTTATTGGTGCAGACCATGCAGGAATTGATATAAAAGATTATGTAAAAGAACTTTTTGAAGAAAGAGGTCATGAAGTTATAGATTTAGGACCTTTTAGCAAAGATAGAGTTGATTATCCTGATTATGCTGCTAAAGTTTGTAAAAAAGTACTAGAAGAGCAAGGAACAATGGGAATTTTAATCTGTGGCTCAGGACTTGGAATGAGTATGGCTGCAAACAAATTTGATGGAATTAGAGCAGCACTTTGTCACAATGAATATAGTGCAAGAATGGCTAGAAAACACAACGATGCAAATGTTATTTGTTTAGGTGAGAGAGTTTCTGGTTATGGAATGATTGAAGCTATCATAAAATCTTGGGATAAAACAGAATTCGAAGGTGGAAGACATGCAGGAAGGGTTGAAAAAATCAACGCTTTAGGAAAAATGGGAAGTTGTAGAGCATAG
- a CDS encoding glycerol-3-phosphate dehydrogenase/oxidase: MELSSEKYDIVIIGGGCVGSGIALDATLRGYKVILLEKNDFASGASSKSSKLVHGGIRYLEKAIKEFDLAQYNLVKEGLSERAIFLKNAPNFSKKLKINIPIYSYLNLVYTYIGLLFYKLIAKHKSLGKNSFVNKVVSILFSPNIKQENLKGFLSFYDGSFLDSRMIISILQSAVLKGAVVKNYCEVNEFLYDLNNKISGVKYFDKTQNKIYEIEAKVVVNASGANVDNLRVLDNKDSNEILALSSGIHIVVSKEFLKADEGILIPNTSDKRVIFILPYMNHCLIGTTDNKTIYEENPKVKEQEIEYLLKEVNNYFEKHLTKEDILSSWSGIRPLVKNENKSQTQEIVREHLITKSKTNLVSIVGGKWTTYRKMSEDLVNFLIRNNFLEKQKMCETKKYKLFGNHGDIKELEKLMNFYPISKKTKESLLTLYGTACTKVLNLANENKNFELISKDLPYLKVEILYCINYEFVKKPIDFLSRRVGLCFIDKKQSLACVNVVCAEMGKILFWDEEKMLKEQLSCEEYINNYF, translated from the coding sequence ATGGAATTGTCTAGTGAAAAATACGATATTGTCATTATTGGTGGTGGTTGTGTTGGAAGTGGTATTGCTTTGGATGCAACTTTGCGAGGATATAAAGTAATATTGCTTGAAAAAAATGATTTTGCAAGTGGGGCAAGTTCTAAAAGCTCAAAGTTAGTTCATGGAGGAATCAGGTATCTTGAAAAAGCCATAAAAGAGTTTGACCTTGCCCAATACAATTTGGTAAAAGAGGGATTATCTGAAAGAGCAATATTTTTAAAAAATGCTCCAAACTTCAGTAAAAAATTAAAAATCAATATTCCCATATATTCATATTTAAATCTAGTTTACACTTACATTGGACTTTTGTTTTATAAACTAATAGCCAAACATAAAAGTTTGGGGAAAAATAGTTTTGTAAATAAAGTTGTTTCTATTTTGTTTTCTCCAAATATAAAACAAGAAAATTTAAAAGGCTTTTTATCTTTTTATGATGGAAGTTTTTTGGATTCAAGAATGATAATCTCCATTCTTCAAAGCGCTGTTTTAAAAGGAGCAGTTGTAAAAAACTATTGTGAAGTAAATGAGTTTTTGTATGATTTGAATAATAAAATCTCAGGAGTAAAATATTTTGATAAAACACAAAACAAAATCTATGAAATAGAAGCAAAGGTTGTCGTAAATGCAAGTGGAGCAAATGTTGATAACTTAAGAGTTTTAGACAATAAAGATTCAAATGAAATTTTAGCTTTAAGTAGTGGAATTCACATTGTAGTTTCAAAGGAGTTTCTAAAAGCTGATGAGGGAATTTTAATACCAAATACTAGCGATAAAAGAGTCATATTTATTTTGCCATATATGAATCACTGTTTGATTGGAACAACTGATAATAAAACTATTTATGAAGAGAATCCAAAAGTAAAAGAGCAAGAAATAGAGTATTTGTTAAAAGAGGTAAATAATTACTTTGAAAAACATTTAACAAAAGAAGATATTTTATCTTCATGGAGTGGAATAAGACCACTTGTTAAAAATGAAAATAAAAGCCAAACACAAGAAATAGTAAGAGAGCATCTAATCACAAAATCAAAAACTAACTTAGTTTCAATAGTTGGTGGGAAATGGACTACTTATAGAAAAATGTCTGAAGACCTAGTAAACTTTTTAATAAGAAATAACTTCTTAGAAAAACAAAAAATGTGTGAAACAAAAAAGTACAAACTCTTTGGAAATCATGGAGATATTAAAGAACTTGAAAAATTAATGAATTTTTATCCAATCTCAAAAAAAACAAAAGAGTCTTTACTCACACTATATGGAACAGCTTGTACAAAAGTTTTAAATCTAGCAAATGAGAATAAAAACTTTGAATTAATAAGTAAAGATTTACCATATTTAAAAGTTGAAATTCTTTATTGTATAAACTACGAATTTGTAAAAAAGCCAATAGATTTTCTCTCAAGACGAGTAGGACTTTGTTTTATAGATAAAAAACAGAGTTTGGCTTGTGTGAATGTAGTATGTGCTGAAATGGGAAAAATTCTTTTTTGGGATGAAGAAAAAATGTTAAAAGAACAACTATCATGCGAAGAGTATATTAATAATTATTTTTAG
- a CDS encoding TonB-dependent receptor plug domain-containing protein, which produces MKKLISLSLITTAVLLNASEVQTLDTISVVETANSTIIKDVSAEQIKSADLAEALSKNVPSISIVRRSGIANDIILRGQKKDNINILLDDAKIYGACPNRMDPATSHVLSNNVESIKIIEGPYDVENFGTLSGLVKVETKEPTKDVHGEINLNAGSYGYKKASATVSGGTDRVKLLISTSTEQSDQYKDGNGDNFSEQQIAKGIPTTNQYIDSSKKAYEKKTLLTKGQFNIDDDSEIKLSYTANRSDEVLYPTGTMDADYDDSNIYTVGYAARNLGDLSKELNLDYYYSDVDHPMSTKLRNNGSVNYMTARYKTSIWGSKIKNSMEIADSLVTVGLDTSVRNWRGEMYRTNVSTGATSMNSTPLASTDTTNKAIFSKVEKSFGKLDLEVGTRYDYSDVDSSDEAKNDKKYVGLNANIFAIYNVDKDMKYFAGVGKSSRVPDARELYSSTGNSDLDQTKNYEADLGFDKTIGNFNIKPKLFYSVLKDYIYNAGTKFENIDAKIYGLDISGLYAMTDNLSLDYGVAYQRGKKDDNATDKDLAEIPPLKANLALNYEMDKSKYTAEVIAVDKWDSYDSSAKEQELSGYALFNLKYANQLHKNFGVTIGVDNLFDKVYNSTNTYQDITYASVGSERVLFNDPGRYGYVNLKYSF; this is translated from the coding sequence ATGAAGAAACTTATCTCTTTATCACTTATAACAACTGCTGTTTTGTTAAATGCAAGTGAAGTTCAAACTTTAGACACAATTAGCGTAGTTGAAACTGCAAACTCAACAATAATAAAAGATGTAAGTGCTGAACAAATTAAAAGTGCAGACTTAGCAGAAGCATTAAGTAAAAATGTACCATCTATTTCAATCGTAAGAAGAAGTGGAATTGCAAATGATATTATTTTACGAGGGCAAAAAAAAGACAACATAAATATCTTACTTGATGATGCAAAAATCTATGGAGCTTGTCCAAATAGAATGGATCCTGCAACTTCTCATGTTTTATCAAATAATGTGGAAAGCATTAAAATAATAGAAGGTCCTTATGATGTTGAAAATTTTGGAACTTTAAGTGGTTTAGTAAAAGTTGAAACAAAAGAGCCAACAAAAGATGTTCATGGGGAAATTAATTTAAATGCTGGAAGTTATGGTTATAAAAAAGCTAGTGCAACGGTAAGTGGTGGAACAGATAGAGTTAAATTATTAATTTCAACATCAACTGAACAAAGTGATCAATATAAAGATGGTAATGGAGATAACTTTTCAGAACAACAAATAGCAAAAGGAATACCAACTACAAATCAATATATTGACTCAAGTAAAAAAGCTTATGAGAAAAAAACTCTTTTAACAAAAGGGCAATTTAATATAGATGATGATTCAGAGATAAAACTATCTTATACAGCAAATAGAAGTGATGAAGTTTTATATCCAACAGGAACTATGGATGCTGATTATGATGATTCAAATATCTATACAGTTGGATATGCTGCAAGAAATTTAGGCGATTTATCAAAAGAGTTGAATTTAGATTATTACTATTCAGATGTTGATCATCCTATGAGTACAAAACTTAGAAATAATGGTTCAGTAAATTATATGACAGCAAGATATAAAACTTCTATTTGGGGAAGTAAAATCAAAAATAGCATGGAAATTGCAGATAGTCTAGTAACAGTTGGTTTAGATACAAGTGTTAGAAACTGGAGAGGAGAAATGTACAGAACTAATGTATCAACAGGTGCAACGAGTATGAATTCTACTCCTTTAGCTTCAACTGATACAACTAATAAAGCAATTTTCTCAAAAGTTGAAAAATCATTTGGTAAATTAGATTTAGAAGTAGGTACTAGATATGATTATAGTGATGTTGATTCATCAGATGAAGCAAAAAATGATAAAAAATATGTTGGATTAAATGCAAATATTTTTGCTATTTATAATGTTGATAAAGATATGAAATATTTTGCAGGAGTTGGAAAATCTTCAAGAGTTCCAGATGCAAGAGAATTATATTCAAGTACTGGTAATTCTGATTTGGATCAAACAAAAAATTATGAAGCTGATTTAGGCTTTGATAAAACAATAGGAAACTTTAATATCAAACCAAAACTATTCTATTCAGTATTAAAAGATTATATTTATAATGCTGGAACAAAATTTGAAAATATTGATGCAAAAATTTATGGTTTAGATATAAGTGGATTATATGCAATGACTGATAATTTATCTTTAGATTATGGAGTTGCATATCAAAGAGGTAAAAAAGATGATAATGCTACTGACAAAGATTTAGCAGAAATTCCACCATTAAAAGCAAATTTAGCACTAAATTATGAGATGGATAAATCAAAATATACAGCTGAGGTAATTGCAGTTGATAAATGGGATAGTTATGACAGTTCTGCAAAAGAGCAAGAGTTATCTGGTTATGCACTATTTAATTTAAAATATGCAAATCAATTACATAAAAATTTTGGTGTAACAATTGGAGTTGATAATCTATTTGATAAAGTATATAACTCAACAAATACATATCAAGATATTACATATGCATCAGTTGGTTCTGAAAGAGTACTATTTAATGATCCAGGAAGATATGGATATGTAAATTTAAAATATAGCTTTTAA
- a CDS encoding HD domain-containing protein, producing the protein MINPRIIDYIFSSASIQRWNDYPRMVELVELDKQAHKFIIAYFIAKLEKDIDFTHLIEAGIFEFLRRVVVTDIRPDVFRKALQKKSKEINSWVISKLAPSIKDIDNGNFLQKFEEYLSNPEMYKKERFILKAASYLATKWEFSIVYQTSQFLNDIENVKKSVDEELEDYYELIGVRKIALNKKLAKIIDLSGRLRFQKRWAQTPRIPETSVLGHMLTVAIFGYFFSLEVNACDKRLQNNFFTALFHDLPEALTRDIITPVKYCVDELSDIIAEYEIEKIQDDILPNIPEILHDEFSYILGLYDGIKEEFQNKIYEDKIQIVEDVSKYNANKYNAIDGLALKQCDKLSAFVEASLSISHGIKSKELISGKKEILKGLKTVQGVDFKAIATQIDYEFGTTGQTQVRMEFD; encoded by the coding sequence TTGATTAATCCAAGAATTATAGATTATATTTTTTCGTCAGCTTCAATTCAAAGATGGAATGACTATCCTCGAATGGTTGAATTAGTTGAACTTGACAAACAAGCTCATAAATTTATTATTGCATATTTTATAGCAAAACTAGAAAAAGATATAGATTTCACACACTTAATCGAAGCTGGAATATTTGAGTTTTTAAGACGAGTTGTTGTAACAGATATTAGACCTGATGTTTTTAGAAAAGCTTTGCAAAAAAAATCAAAAGAGATTAACTCTTGGGTTATTTCAAAATTAGCTCCATCAATTAAAGATATAGATAATGGGAATTTTTTACAAAAATTTGAAGAGTATTTATCAAATCCTGAGATGTATAAAAAAGAGAGATTTATTCTAAAAGCTGCTTCATATTTAGCAACTAAATGGGAATTTTCTATTGTTTATCAAACAAGTCAATTTTTAAATGATATTGAAAATGTAAAAAAAAGCGTTGATGAAGAACTTGAAGATTATTATGAATTAATTGGAGTGAGGAAAATTGCTCTAAATAAAAAACTAGCAAAAATCATAGATTTAAGTGGAAGATTAAGATTTCAAAAAAGATGGGCACAAACTCCTAGAATTCCTGAAACTTCAGTTCTTGGTCATATGCTAACCGTTGCAATTTTTGGATATTTCTTTTCACTTGAAGTAAATGCTTGTGATAAAAGATTACAAAATAACTTCTTTACAGCCCTATTTCATGATTTACCAGAAGCCTTAACGCGAGATATTATAACTCCTGTAAAATATTGTGTTGATGAGTTATCTGACATAATTGCAGAGTATGAAATAGAAAAGATACAAGACGATATTTTGCCTAATATTCCCGAAATTTTACATGATGAATTCTCTTATATTTTAGGACTTTATGATGGAATAAAAGAAGAGTTTCAAAATAAAATCTACGAAGATAAAATCCAAATAGTTGAAGATGTTTCAAAATATAATGCAAATAAATATAATGCAATTGATGGATTAGCTTTAAAACAATGTGATAAATTATCAGCTTTTGTTGAAGCTAGCTTATCTATTTCACACGGAATAAAATCAAAAGAGTTAATTAGTGGTAAAAAAGAGATTTTAAAAGGCTTAAAAACAGTTCAAGGAGTTGATTTTAAAGCAATTGCTACACAAATCGACTATGAATTTGGAACAACTGGACAAACCCAAGTTAGAATGGAGTTTGATTAG
- the nth gene encoding endonuclease III — MKKATKADIEIIKQAFIEKYSDAVTELNYKNDYELLIAIILSAQCTDKRVNIITPALFEKYPSVRELAVADLEDVKALLNSCSFFNNKSKNIIKMAQSVLMNYEGEIPHDQQKLMKLAGVGNKTANVFMIEFEGANLMAVDTHVFRVSHRLGLSDGKTVDITEADLVKKLKGHDLHIFHQAMVLFGRYICKAVKPECDNCLFPQVCKTKQSFKPA; from the coding sequence ATGAAAAAAGCAACAAAAGCAGATATAGAGATAATAAAACAAGCTTTCATAGAAAAGTACAGCGATGCGGTTACTGAGTTAAATTATAAAAATGATTATGAGTTATTAATTGCCATTATTCTTTCAGCTCAATGTACAGATAAAAGAGTAAATATTATAACACCAGCACTTTTTGAAAAATATCCAAGTGTAAGAGAATTGGCAGTTGCAGATTTAGAAGATGTAAAAGCTTTGTTAAATTCTTGTTCATTTTTTAACAATAAATCAAAAAATATTATCAAAATGGCACAAAGTGTTTTGATGAATTATGAGGGAGAAATTCCCCACGACCAGCAAAAACTTATGAAACTAGCAGGTGTTGGAAATAAAACTGCAAATGTTTTTATGATTGAGTTTGAAGGTGCAAATCTTATGGCTGTTGATACTCATGTTTTTAGAGTTTCTCATAGATTGGGTTTGAGTGATGGAAAAACTGTTGATATAACAGAAGCTGATTTGGTTAAAAAACTTAAAGGGCATGATTTACATATTTTTCATCAAGCAATGGTTTTATTTGGAAGATATATTTGTAAAGCTGTGAAACCTGAATGTGATAACTGTTTGTTTCCACAGGTTTGCAAAACTAAACAATCTTTTAAACCTGCGTAA
- a CDS encoding GNAT family N-acetyltransferase, with the protein MISQAKIEDLNSLYDIEKRVFKNDSFALSKASFKYHILKNKIFKIEIEEKIVGYILWLERKEYFRLYSLAIDEKFQGLGIASKLLEFSLVELKNKNYSLEVKLKNEKAVKLYEKFGFKIKKVLKDYYEDCDGYLMVK; encoded by the coding sequence ATGATTAGTCAAGCTAAAATAGAAGATTTAAACTCTTTATACGATATAGAAAAAAGAGTTTTTAAAAATGATAGTTTTGCCCTTAGTAAAGCTAGTTTCAAATATCATATTTTAAAAAATAAAATCTTTAAAATAGAGATTGAAGAAAAAATAGTTGGATATATTTTATGGCTTGAACGAAAAGAGTATTTTAGATTATATTCCCTAGCAATTGATGAAAAGTTTCAAGGATTAGGCATTGCTTCAAAACTTTTAGAATTTAGTTTAGTAGAGTTAAAAAATAAAAATTATTCACTTGAAGTAAAATTAAAAAATGAAAAAGCTGTAAAATTATATGAAAAATTTGGATTTAAAATAAAAAAAGTTTTAAAAGATTATTATGAAGATTGTGATGGATATTTGATGGTAAAGTAG